One Ethanoligenens harbinense YUAN-3 genomic window carries:
- a CDS encoding YqeG family HAD IIIA-type phosphatase — protein MPDKRFLHIAAISAELLEGEGVKGLVLDIDYTLADRYAPLPDDEIRTFISNLKEAEIRLYVLSNNYHNRVSRFAAALDLPYRSNGLKPLPHAFSRAVQSMDLPKDRVVAVGDQIYTDVVGGHLAGLRVWMVSPYGGGGHSLFYRLRRRLEMPFIRACPAEGREEQP, from the coding sequence GTGCCGGACAAACGATTTCTTCATATCGCGGCGATCTCGGCCGAACTGCTGGAGGGCGAGGGCGTGAAAGGGCTGGTGCTCGATATCGACTACACCCTGGCGGACCGGTACGCCCCGCTGCCGGACGACGAAATCCGCACGTTCATTTCCAATTTAAAAGAGGCTGAGATCCGGCTCTATGTTCTTTCGAACAATTACCACAACCGGGTCTCGCGGTTTGCGGCGGCACTCGACCTGCCTTACCGCTCCAACGGGCTCAAACCGCTGCCGCATGCGTTTTCCAGGGCGGTGCAGTCCATGGACCTGCCCAAAGACCGTGTGGTGGCCGTGGGCGACCAGATCTACACCGACGTGGTGGGCGGGCACTTGGCGGGCCTGCGGGTCTGGATGGTATCGCCATACGGCGGAGGCGGGCATTCTCTGTTTTACCGACTGCGCCGTCGGCTGGAGATGCCGTTTATCCGCGCCTGCCCGGCGGAAGGCAGGGAGGAACAGCCGTGA
- the rpsU gene encoding 30S ribosomal protein S21, with protein sequence MAEIRIKDNESLDSALRRFKKQCARSGVLAEVRKREHYEKPSVKRKKKSEAARKRKHR encoded by the coding sequence ATGGCTGAGATCCGAATCAAAGACAACGAATCGCTGGACAGCGCGTTGCGTCGCTTTAAAAAGCAGTGTGCGCGTTCGGGCGTTCTTGCGGAAGTGCGCAAACGGGAACACTACGAAAAACCCTCTGTCAAACGCAAGAAGAAATCCGAGGCGGCACGGAAGCGCAAGCATCGTTGA
- a CDS encoding circularly permuted type 2 ATP-grasp protein, whose protein sequence is MDNQVLYEQAGQVNHALERYGVKFGVYKNGEFHEQLFPFDALPRVIPADQFARLERGLIQRVCALNLFLSDIYSKRCILRDGVIPPEFIYSSKGFLLACQGIRPPQDVYAHISGIDLVEAPDGWYVLEDNLRVPSGASYPMIAREIVRRVTPSLFEKNRVHENRNYAGLLAGMFREVQRPGIVVVLTPGRYNSAFFEHAYLAEKTGATLAFPEDLEVEGDVVYYKSFDGKKQRVGAIYRRVSDEFLDPLLFDERSVIGVPHLMEAYRKGNVALINAPGNGVADDKGTYYFVPKMIRYYLGEEPILQNAPTYVPYYEEDKAYILAHLDKLVIKDVSEAGGYGVVFGRDLAAAKREELRQAILAKPRRFIAQEIINFNDLNICLDGKPVPRKADFRAFVVHGQDIRVWHSGLTRYALQAGSFVVNSSQGGGFKDTWVLYR, encoded by the coding sequence GTGGACAATCAAGTGCTGTATGAACAAGCCGGGCAGGTCAATCACGCGCTTGAGCGCTATGGCGTCAAGTTCGGCGTATACAAAAACGGAGAATTTCACGAACAGCTCTTTCCATTTGACGCACTGCCACGGGTGATTCCCGCAGACCAGTTCGCCAGGCTCGAACGGGGCCTGATCCAGCGGGTTTGCGCGCTCAACCTGTTTTTATCCGACATCTACTCCAAACGCTGTATCCTGCGGGATGGCGTCATCCCGCCCGAATTCATCTATTCCTCCAAGGGCTTTCTGCTGGCCTGTCAGGGCATCCGCCCCCCACAGGACGTATACGCCCATATCTCGGGTATCGATCTGGTGGAAGCGCCCGACGGATGGTATGTATTGGAAGACAATCTGCGCGTTCCATCCGGCGCGTCCTACCCCATGATCGCCCGCGAGATCGTGCGGCGCGTCACCCCGTCTTTATTTGAAAAGAACCGTGTGCACGAGAACCGCAACTACGCCGGGCTGCTGGCCGGCATGTTCCGTGAGGTGCAGCGCCCCGGCATTGTGGTGGTGCTCACCCCGGGGCGGTACAACTCCGCGTTTTTCGAACACGCCTATCTGGCCGAAAAGACCGGCGCCACCCTCGCGTTCCCCGAGGACCTGGAGGTGGAGGGGGACGTGGTTTATTACAAGAGCTTCGACGGCAAAAAGCAGCGGGTGGGCGCCATTTACCGCCGGGTCTCGGATGAATTTCTCGACCCGCTCCTCTTTGACGAGCGTTCCGTCATCGGCGTGCCGCACCTGATGGAAGCCTACCGCAAGGGAAACGTGGCGCTCATCAACGCGCCGGGCAACGGCGTGGCCGATGACAAGGGTACTTATTATTTCGTGCCGAAAATGATCCGCTACTACCTGGGCGAGGAGCCCATTTTGCAGAATGCCCCCACCTACGTGCCGTATTATGAAGAAGACAAGGCCTATATCCTCGCGCACCTCGATAAGCTTGTCATCAAAGACGTAAGCGAGGCGGGCGGATACGGCGTCGTGTTCGGGCGCGATCTTGCCGCCGCCAAACGGGAAGAGCTGCGGCAGGCCATTCTGGCCAAACCCCGTCGGTTCATTGCGCAGGAGATTATCAATTTTAATGATCTGAATATCTGTCTTGACGGCAAACCCGTTCCGCGCAAAGCCGATTTCCGCGCGTTTGTCGTGCATGGGCAGGACATCCGCGTCTGGCACAGCGGCCTGACGCGTTATGCATTGCAGGCCGGCTCGTTCGTCGTCAACTCGTCACAGGGGGGAGGGTTCAAGGACACATGGGTACTGTATCGATAA
- a CDS encoding alpha-E domain-containing protein gives MGTVSITQAEKLYWLGRYAERAYTLTGLLARYYDRMLDADADAYREYCMRLGIPDIYRDKTDFLCRILGDAGSQASIAYALGQANINAMLLRDRLATETASYIQSACNAVPQDFQESVSITLRNVTGLLLAFWGAVDDLILADDVRDFIKAGKYTERVDLYTRFELGEPSLGAAKRRLSRSLAHIDDAGVCKDLADMLTEGRSVTTRQIDEGIIDMLQ, from the coding sequence ATGGGTACTGTATCGATAACACAGGCGGAAAAGCTCTATTGGCTTGGGCGGTACGCGGAGAGGGCCTATACGCTCACCGGCCTGCTCGCACGGTATTACGACCGCATGCTCGACGCAGACGCGGACGCCTATCGGGAATACTGCATGAGGCTCGGCATCCCGGATATCTACCGCGACAAAACGGATTTTCTGTGCCGCATTCTGGGAGACGCAGGCAGCCAGGCCAGTATCGCCTATGCTCTGGGGCAGGCCAATATCAACGCCATGCTGCTGCGCGACCGGCTGGCCACCGAAACGGCGTCTTATATCCAGTCCGCCTGCAACGCCGTTCCGCAGGATTTTCAGGAGAGCGTCTCCATTACCCTGCGGAACGTGACCGGTCTGCTGCTGGCGTTCTGGGGCGCGGTGGACGACCTGATCCTTGCGGACGACGTGCGTGATTTCATCAAGGCGGGCAAATACACCGAGCGCGTTGACCTCTATACCCGGTTTGAGCTGGGCGAGCCCTCGCTCGGCGCCGCCAAACGGCGCCTTTCCCGTTCCCTTGCGCATATCGACGACGCCGGCGTCTGCAAAGACCTGGCCGACATGCTGACCGAGGGGCGCAGCGTGACCACCCGCCAGATCGACGAAGGCATCATCGACATGCTCCAATGA
- a CDS encoding transglutaminase domain-containing protein, with protein MKRFSFEYRSSIRFSQPVKAHHFRLKCLPGRFAFQHIYHECCAFAGGITPLEGADAFGNRTLAGTIAEPHDLFAFTVSGEALQSFYLLREPLDDLFLYESPLTHMSGAMEAFAQTIPGGGTAAKQASAVCKALQARLTYLPASTDVDMPAADAFAQGKGVCQDYAQIAVALLRGRGIPARYCAGLMPGEGETHAWVEYYDGGAWHGIDPTNDRAIDYGYIKLSHGRDSADCRVDRGCFVGPAEQVEQTLEIHVKVGEQCDQESGNGQPDLPAR; from the coding sequence ATGAAACGGTTTTCCTTTGAATATCGGTCGTCTATCCGGTTCAGCCAGCCGGTCAAGGCACATCATTTCCGGCTCAAATGCCTGCCCGGACGCTTTGCGTTCCAGCACATCTACCACGAGTGTTGCGCCTTTGCGGGCGGCATCACGCCGCTGGAGGGGGCCGACGCGTTCGGCAACCGCACGCTGGCGGGCACCATCGCGGAACCGCACGACCTGTTTGCGTTCACGGTCTCGGGCGAGGCGCTGCAGAGCTTTTATCTGCTGCGCGAGCCGCTTGACGATCTGTTCCTGTATGAAAGCCCGCTCACGCATATGAGCGGCGCGATGGAAGCCTTTGCGCAGACCATCCCGGGTGGGGGCACCGCGGCCAAACAGGCCAGCGCCGTCTGCAAGGCGCTGCAGGCGCGGCTGACCTACCTGCCCGCCTCCACCGATGTGGACATGCCGGCGGCGGACGCGTTTGCCCAGGGCAAGGGGGTCTGCCAAGACTATGCGCAGATCGCGGTGGCTCTGCTGCGCGGCCGGGGTATTCCCGCGCGGTACTGCGCGGGCCTGATGCCCGGCGAGGGCGAGACCCACGCGTGGGTGGAATATTACGACGGCGGCGCGTGGCACGGCATCGACCCCACCAACGACCGTGCGATCGATTACGGCTACATCAAGCTCTCCCACGGGCGCGACAGCGCCGACTGCCGGGTGGACCGGGGCTGCTTCGTGGGCCCCGCGGAGCAGGTGGAGCAGACCTTGGAAATCCATGTTAAAGTAGGGGAACAATGTGATCAAGAAAGTGGAAACGGTCAGCCGGACCTGCCTGCCCGTTGA
- a CDS encoding M14 family metallopeptidase, which translates to MIKKVETVSRTCLPVDEMLCIRRCRYLPGNLTEDAIAGLPRISLVTGVHGDELEGQFTCYELGSQLAQHPEGLTGVVDIYPAINPLGIESIRRGVPGFNVEMNRLFPGNPDGFIVEKVAGEVLESLVGSDLVVDIHASNIFLRELPQARINENDAETLTPLASRLNLDFLWIHPSATVLESTLAHSLNARDTRCIVVEMGVGMRITRTYGHQLVRGIFNVMRALGIWNIPDAGMDTPHKTLCSLERGVYFLNAEASGIFVPRVEHCAIMEKGEEIGRILDPLTCTVQERIIAPCSGLVFTLREYPVVYTGSLIARMIEGVEDYQLRI; encoded by the coding sequence GTGATCAAGAAAGTGGAAACGGTCAGCCGGACCTGCCTGCCCGTTGACGAAATGCTGTGCATCCGGCGCTGCCGCTACCTCCCGGGGAACCTTACCGAAGATGCGATCGCCGGGCTGCCGCGCATCTCGCTCGTCACCGGCGTACACGGGGACGAACTGGAAGGGCAGTTTACCTGCTATGAGCTGGGAAGCCAGTTGGCGCAGCATCCCGAAGGGCTCACCGGCGTGGTGGACATTTACCCGGCCATCAATCCGCTGGGCATCGAATCCATCCGCCGCGGCGTGCCGGGTTTCAACGTGGAGATGAACCGGCTTTTTCCCGGCAACCCCGATGGGTTCATCGTGGAAAAAGTAGCCGGGGAAGTGCTTGAGAGTCTTGTTGGCTCCGATCTGGTGGTGGATATCCACGCCAGCAACATCTTCCTGCGGGAGCTGCCGCAGGCGCGCATCAACGAGAACGACGCGGAAACGCTCACGCCGCTTGCTTCCCGGCTCAACCTCGATTTTCTGTGGATACATCCGTCGGCTACGGTGCTGGAATCCACGCTGGCGCATTCGCTGAACGCGCGCGACACACGCTGTATCGTGGTGGAGATGGGCGTGGGCATGCGCATCACACGCACATATGGCCATCAACTGGTGCGGGGGATCTTTAACGTGATGCGGGCGCTGGGTATCTGGAACATCCCGGACGCGGGCATGGACACACCGCATAAGACCCTTTGTTCTCTGGAGCGCGGCGTCTATTTTCTCAACGCAGAAGCTTCCGGCATTTTCGTGCCCCGCGTGGAGCACTGCGCCATCATGGAAAAAGGTGAGGAGATCGGGCGCATTCTCGATCCGCTCACCTGCACCGTCCAGGAACGCATCATCGCACCGTGCAGCGGGCTGGTGTTCACCCTACGGGAATACCCGGTGGTCTACACCGGCTCGCTCATCGCGCGGATGATTGAAGGTGTGGAGGATTATCAGCTGCGAATATGA
- a CDS encoding M14 family metallopeptidase: protein MKKKTIFQLNAPYREPMRVTAFLFGDADPAARETGCAVMGATRGNEAQQIYTCAHLVERLQELEQQGGIAPGRQIAVIPTVNPYSANTAHRFWPMDDTDINRMFPGYSLGETTQRIAWHVFEYVRPYRYGVHLSSYYMPGEFMPHVRMMQTGYEDTDAAALFGMPYVYVRKTRPYDTTTLNYNWQIFGTHAFSLYAGKTDELDEAATARSVRAVLRFLKGMGLLTDKVEIPSRPGHAPTQVITGENLTPVLAKTGGIMRRVRHAGDMVRRGSELGYIHDPYDNRIRQTLLSPKDGRVFFVHRNPFVYENTTAYRILSI, encoded by the coding sequence ATGAAAAAGAAAACGATCTTTCAACTAAACGCCCCCTACCGGGAGCCGATGCGCGTTACCGCGTTTTTGTTCGGTGACGCGGATCCCGCTGCACGCGAAACCGGCTGCGCCGTTATGGGCGCCACCCGCGGCAATGAGGCGCAACAGATTTACACCTGTGCCCATCTCGTGGAACGCCTGCAGGAACTGGAGCAGCAGGGCGGCATCGCCCCCGGCAGACAGATTGCCGTCATTCCCACCGTCAATCCCTATTCGGCGAATACGGCGCACCGCTTCTGGCCCATGGACGATACCGACATCAACCGCATGTTTCCCGGCTACAGTCTGGGCGAAACCACCCAGCGCATTGCCTGGCATGTGTTCGAATATGTCAGGCCCTACCGGTACGGCGTGCACCTTTCCAGCTACTATATGCCGGGTGAATTCATGCCGCATGTCCGCATGATGCAGACCGGCTATGAGGATACGGACGCCGCCGCGCTGTTCGGCATGCCCTATGTCTATGTACGAAAAACGCGGCCTTACGACACCACCACGCTCAACTACAACTGGCAGATATTTGGAACACACGCATTCTCCCTCTACGCCGGCAAAACCGATGAACTGGACGAAGCCGCCACTGCGCGCTCGGTGCGGGCCGTCCTGCGCTTCCTGAAAGGCATGGGCCTTCTTACGGACAAGGTGGAGATCCCCAGCCGTCCCGGTCACGCTCCCACGCAGGTCATCACCGGGGAAAACCTTACCCCCGTGCTGGCCAAAACCGGCGGTATCATGCGCCGTGTACGCCACGCTGGCGACATGGTGCGCCGCGGCAGCGAGCTTGGCTACATTCACGACCCATATGACAACCGTATCCGGCAGACGCTGCTCTCCCCCAAAGACGGGCGGGTGTTTTTTGTGCACCGCAACCCGTTCGTCTATGAAAACACAACCGCCTACCGCATCCTGAGTATCTGA
- a CDS encoding TMEM165/GDT1 family protein: MPVLISLSALTPFLTAAAFVLLNELGDKSQLLTIAFASRMRVGKVLFGVLIATLANHGLAVAVGTLLAHVPGWDGWVRFLAAVLFLFFGLAALRPDISAEKRSPPQSRLGDVATVAFAFFFAEMGDKTQLATVALAARFPDAPLLVLAGAAAGMLLADGIGITAGVLLHRKLSANVCRVVAAVTFVLFGLFGIYEGLTGLLGFSGAGAAVVTVLAAACTLTAGICLRKPGRKRTGRA; this comes from the coding sequence ATGCCTGTTTTGATCAGTTTGTCTGCACTCACGCCGTTTCTGACGGCGGCCGCTTTCGTGCTCCTCAACGAATTGGGGGACAAGAGCCAACTGCTCACCATTGCGTTTGCCAGCCGGATGCGTGTGGGAAAGGTGCTGTTTGGCGTCCTCATCGCTACGCTGGCCAACCATGGGCTGGCGGTGGCGGTGGGCACGCTGCTGGCGCATGTGCCGGGATGGGACGGATGGGTGCGGTTTCTGGCCGCCGTGCTGTTCCTCTTTTTTGGCCTGGCGGCGCTGCGACCGGACATTTCCGCCGAAAAACGCTCGCCCCCACAGAGCCGGCTGGGTGATGTAGCCACTGTGGCGTTCGCCTTTTTCTTCGCGGAAATGGGCGACAAGACCCAACTGGCCACCGTTGCGTTGGCGGCACGGTTTCCCGACGCGCCGCTTTTGGTGCTGGCGGGCGCGGCGGCGGGCATGCTGCTGGCGGACGGCATCGGCATCACGGCGGGTGTGCTGCTCCACCGTAAACTTTCGGCAAATGTCTGCCGGGTGGTCGCCGCGGTCACATTCGTGCTGTTCGGCCTGTTCGGCATTTATGAGGGCCTCACCGGGCTGCTTGGTTTTTCGGGCGCCGGGGCGGCTGTCGTCACCGTGCTGGCCGCCGCCTGCACGCTGACCGCCGGCATCTGCCTGCGCAAGCCGGGCAGAAAGCGGACCGGCCGCGCGTGA
- a CDS encoding vitamin B12-dependent ribonucleotide reductase yields the protein MHRIEHNCAGLFAQSEPGIFIQQSHRKRCSTGSTGTSRRTKRMDITPNARTVLEKRYLIRDADGRPTETIEELFHRVADAIAAPDRTYNPDADIKALADRFYARMTKLEFLPNSPTLMNAGRPLGQLAACFVLPVEDSMEAIFEAIKQAALIHKSGGGTGFSFSRLRPKGSTVNTTGGVASGPVSFMRVFNMATEAVKQGGTRRGANMGILRVDHPDILEFIDCKKNNADITNFNISVGITEAFMRAVEADEEYDLIDPNTKESTGRLSAREVFEKIVDAAWRNGEPGIIFLDRLNRDNMVPSVGAIESTNPCGEQPLLPYEACNLGSVNLHRMLRRQEDGASVINWDKLADVVRDAVHFLDNVIDANRYPLAQIDHMTKQTRKIGLGVMGWADLLLELGIPYNSDEAVALGEKVMGFITDTARSASAGLAQVRGAFPLFEESTLKNGTPVRNATMTTIAPTGTLSIIAGCSSGVEPVFAYVFIRNVMDGTELVEANPVLRQLLEERGLYSEDLMRQIAQEGSLAHIDALPEDIRRVFVCAHDISPEYHIKMQAAFQRRTDNAVSKTVNFAHDATIADVRRVYMLAYELGCKGVTIYRDGSRDAQVLNIGKVNAEKPAATEAAPSVSGTARAAGLQPRPRPNVTTGFTERCRIGCGNLYITVNYDENGICEVFTNTGRAGGCPSQSEATARLVSIGLRAGLDVDSIIEQLKGIRCPSTIRRPGMQATSCPDAIARVIEKVKNIQAGEPAQVSAVVVQAENEAVLHRWAPPENTPAMKYCPDCGAKMEHEGGCVICRNCGYSKCG from the coding sequence ATGCATCGGATCGAACACAATTGCGCCGGCCTTTTCGCGCAGAGCGAACCGGGCATTTTCATACAACAATCGCACAGGAAACGGTGCTCCACGGGAAGCACCGGAACATCAAGGAGGACCAAACGGATGGACATCACCCCAAACGCACGCACCGTATTGGAAAAACGCTATCTGATCCGAGACGCGGACGGGAGGCCGACCGAAACCATTGAGGAACTGTTTCACCGCGTGGCGGACGCCATCGCCGCGCCGGACAGGACCTATAACCCGGACGCCGACATCAAGGCGCTGGCCGACCGCTTTTATGCCCGTATGACCAAACTGGAGTTTTTACCCAACTCGCCCACGCTGATGAACGCGGGGCGGCCGCTGGGGCAGCTCGCGGCTTGCTTCGTGCTGCCGGTGGAAGACAGCATGGAGGCCATCTTCGAGGCCATCAAGCAGGCGGCGCTCATCCACAAGTCGGGCGGCGGCACCGGCTTTTCCTTTTCGCGCCTGCGGCCCAAGGGCAGCACCGTCAACACCACAGGCGGCGTGGCTTCCGGCCCGGTGAGCTTCATGCGGGTGTTCAACATGGCCACCGAGGCCGTCAAGCAGGGCGGCACCCGCCGCGGCGCCAACATGGGCATCCTGCGGGTGGACCATCCCGATATCCTTGAATTTATCGACTGCAAGAAAAACAACGCCGATATTACGAATTTCAACATCTCCGTGGGCATCACCGAAGCCTTCATGCGCGCGGTGGAAGCGGACGAGGAATACGACCTCATCGACCCCAACACCAAAGAGAGCACCGGGCGGCTGTCGGCCCGGGAAGTCTTTGAAAAGATCGTGGACGCGGCATGGCGCAATGGGGAGCCGGGCATCATCTTCCTCGACCGGCTCAACCGCGACAACATGGTGCCCTCGGTGGGCGCCATTGAGTCCACCAACCCCTGCGGGGAACAGCCGCTGCTGCCCTACGAGGCCTGCAACCTCGGTTCCGTCAACCTGCACCGGATGCTTCGGCGGCAGGAAGACGGCGCATCCGTCATCAACTGGGACAAGCTGGCCGACGTGGTGCGCGACGCAGTGCATTTTCTGGATAATGTCATCGACGCCAACCGCTATCCGCTTGCGCAAATCGACCATATGACCAAGCAGACCCGCAAGATCGGCCTGGGTGTGATGGGCTGGGCCGACCTGCTGCTGGAACTGGGTATCCCCTACAACAGCGACGAAGCCGTGGCACTGGGTGAAAAAGTGATGGGCTTTATCACCGACACCGCACGCTCGGCAAGCGCCGGGCTGGCACAAGTGCGCGGCGCCTTTCCGCTCTTTGAAGAAAGCACCTTGAAAAACGGCACGCCTGTGCGCAACGCCACTATGACCACCATCGCCCCCACCGGCACGCTGTCCATCATCGCAGGGTGCTCCAGCGGCGTGGAGCCGGTGTTTGCCTATGTGTTCATCCGCAATGTGATGGACGGCACCGAACTGGTGGAAGCGAATCCCGTGCTGCGGCAGTTGCTGGAGGAACGCGGGCTTTACAGCGAGGACCTGATGCGGCAGATTGCCCAAGAAGGTAGTCTGGCACACATCGACGCGCTGCCGGAGGACATCCGGCGGGTGTTCGTCTGCGCGCACGACATCTCCCCGGAATACCACATCAAGATGCAGGCGGCGTTCCAGCGCCGCACCGACAACGCGGTGTCCAAAACCGTGAATTTCGCGCATGACGCAACCATTGCGGATGTGCGCCGGGTCTACATGCTGGCCTATGAGCTTGGCTGCAAGGGCGTGACCATCTACCGCGACGGCAGCCGCGACGCGCAGGTGCTCAACATCGGCAAAGTGAACGCGGAGAAACCTGCCGCTACGGAGGCTGCACCTTCTGTTTCCGGCACCGCGCGCGCCGCCGGTTTGCAGCCGCGCCCCCGCCCGAACGTGACCACCGGGTTCACCGAGCGCTGCCGCATTGGCTGCGGGAACCTCTACATTACCGTCAACTACGATGAAAACGGCATCTGCGAGGTTTTCACCAACACGGGGCGGGCGGGCGGATGCCCGTCTCAGAGCGAGGCCACGGCGCGGCTGGTGTCCATTGGTCTGCGCGCCGGGCTGGATGTGGACAGCATCATCGAGCAGCTCAAGGGCATCCGTTGCCCTTCCACCATCCGGCGACCGGGCATGCAGGCCACCTCCTGCCCCGATGCCATCGCTCGTGTGATCGAAAAGGTCAAGAATATTCAGGCCGGCGAGCCGGCGCAGGTATCCGCTGTTGTCGTGCAGGCGGAGAATGAAGCCGTGCTGCACCGCTGGGCCCCGCCGGAAAACACCCCGGCGATGAAATATTGCCCTGACTGCGGCGCCAAAATGGAGCACGAGGGCGGCTGCGTTATCTGCCGCAACTGCGGCTATTCCAAATGCGGGTGA
- a CDS encoding 2-oxoacid:acceptor oxidoreductase family protein, with amino-acid sequence MMATTTSERVDTPVTAGNGAQAKPYSMTTLFAGFGGQGILFSGKVMAYAGLLEGREVSWLPSYGPEMRGGTANCGVCISSNPVGSPLVTDPDAFVVMNLPSFLKYIDHVRPGGVAVLDSFLIDRKVERNDIRAFYIPATRLASENKIDGLANMIMLGKLLRETQFAAYDSVIAGLRKSVPARKAALVDANIKAIGIGMEYNK; translated from the coding sequence ATGATGGCGACGACCACTTCCGAACGAGTCGATACGCCGGTCACGGCGGGTAATGGCGCGCAGGCGAAGCCGTATTCCATGACCACGCTGTTTGCCGGGTTCGGCGGGCAGGGCATCCTGTTTTCCGGCAAGGTGATGGCGTATGCCGGCCTGCTGGAGGGGCGCGAAGTGTCATGGCTGCCCTCTTATGGACCGGAAATGCGCGGCGGAACCGCCAACTGCGGGGTGTGCATCTCGAGTAATCCGGTGGGTTCCCCGCTGGTGACTGATCCGGACGCGTTCGTGGTGATGAACCTGCCTTCATTCCTAAAATACATCGACCATGTGCGGCCGGGCGGCGTTGCGGTGCTGGATTCGTTCCTCATCGACCGGAAAGTGGAGCGCAACGATATCCGCGCGTTTTACATTCCCGCCACCCGGCTGGCCAGCGAGAACAAGATCGACGGCCTGGCGAATATGATCATGCTGGGCAAGCTGCTGCGCGAAACGCAGTTTGCGGCGTATGATTCCGTGATCGCGGGGCTGCGCAAGTCTGTGCCCGCGCGCAAGGCCGCGCTGGTGGACGCAAATATCAAGGCCATCGGCATTGGAATGGAATATAACAAATAG
- a CDS encoding thiamine pyrophosphate-dependent enzyme, producing the protein MAVVFQKPKGLTDTPLHYCPGCTHGIIHRLVAEAMDAFDIGGRTIGVCPVGCAVMAYDYFSCDMVEAAHGRAPAVATGIKRALPESVVFTYQGDGDLAAIGTAETVHSATRGENITVIFVNNAIYGMTGGQMAPTTLPNQVTQTTPYGRDTQTAGYPVRICEMLSTLDGAAYIERVAVDSPAHVRAAQKAIHKAFRYQIEGRGFTLVEVLSTCPTNWGLSPVESLDWLRENMMPYYPLGVYKDKHAETADETVKQKAEVHA; encoded by the coding sequence ATGGCGGTCGTATTTCAAAAACCGAAAGGGCTCACCGATACGCCCTTGCATTATTGCCCGGGCTGCACGCACGGCATCATCCACCGGCTGGTGGCCGAAGCAATGGATGCGTTCGATATCGGCGGCAGGACCATCGGCGTCTGCCCGGTGGGCTGCGCGGTGATGGCGTATGACTATTTCTCCTGCGACATGGTGGAAGCGGCGCACGGGCGCGCGCCCGCCGTGGCCACCGGCATCAAGCGCGCGCTGCCGGAAAGCGTGGTCTTCACCTACCAGGGCGACGGCGACCTCGCCGCCATCGGCACGGCCGAAACCGTGCACAGCGCCACGCGCGGGGAGAACATCACGGTCATCTTCGTCAACAACGCCATCTACGGCATGACCGGCGGGCAGATGGCCCCCACCACCTTGCCGAACCAGGTGACCCAGACCACTCCGTACGGGCGCGACACGCAGACGGCGGGCTACCCGGTGCGCATCTGCGAGATGCTTTCCACGCTGGACGGCGCGGCGTATATCGAGCGTGTGGCGGTGGACAGCCCCGCCCATGTGCGCGCCGCGCAGAAAGCCATCCACAAAGCGTTCCGGTATCAGATCGAGGGAAGAGGTTTCACGCTGGTGGAAGTGCTCTCCACCTGCCCGACCAACTGGGGCCTTTCCCCGGTGGAATCGCTGGATTGGCTGCGCGAAAACATGATGCCGTATTATCCGCTGGGCGTGTATAAGGACAAGCATGCGGAAACGGCGGATGAGACTGTGAAACAAAAGGCGGAGGTGCATGCATGA